In one Vicinamibacterales bacterium genomic region, the following are encoded:
- a CDS encoding Smr/MutS family protein has protein sequence MTDQPFEVPIERELDLHAFHPRDVAQVVAAFLEAAHAAGLREVRLVHGRGRGVQRGIVQAALERHPLVDTFWDDTASHLGATLARLADR, from the coding sequence ATGACCGACCAGCCGTTCGAGGTGCCCATCGAGCGGGAACTGGACCTCCACGCGTTCCATCCTCGGGACGTGGCGCAGGTGGTGGCCGCCTTCCTCGAGGCCGCCCACGCCGCCGGCCTCCGCGAGGTCCGGCTCGTGCACGGCCGCGGGCGGGGCGTGCAGCGCGGCATCGTCCAGGCGGCGCTCGAGCGGCACCCCCTCGTGGACACGTTCTGGGACGACACGGCGTCGCACCTGGGCGCGACGCTCGCCCGCCTGGCCGATCGCTGA
- a CDS encoding ADOP family duplicated permease — MDDWRGALEARCAAAGLDPASRDVVQREIEEHLQDRYDDLLQGGATPESAARAVREEVPDMAAIRRLARSRQAPRPPAPAPAAALRSSDGGAWTWATLVGRDLRYAWRSFMKDRTFTAASVSTLALCLAANVVVFTLVNTVLFDAVTAPDPAALIHVGNIYPNAGSSAAAGGNSGVPDYFDRQTAVPALAEQALFRVRGVSVGDQAAERLTALTTTPTLFPLLRAQAALGRTFTDDEGEIGREKKVLLADALWRRRFGSAPDVVGRTLTIGGEPYEIVGVMPRSFRFYDDEVVLWLPAAFTAEERSDASRHSNNWTHVGRLAPGATLQQVQTQLDALTATNLERFPALREPLIKAGFRSIGMPLVDVLVADVKRPLYLLWGGVACVLLIGVVNLTALALARSTARQAELATRLALGAEPNRVRMQLVTEHLALAALGGALGVALAWGLVAVVPSASLALVPPGRTVALDPRVWLYAAVLTVAVGLTLGLAAMGAVAPERTATTLRDEGRSRTGSRAARRLRQALVVGQVAVACMLLVGAGVLFASFRRLLAVDTGFRTSVVTGAISLPLQAYPEDADRVAFVQRLLDAARALPGVHAAGATSAIPFGDSRSDSVAWPEGWTPGTGESFVSPYQIVVTPGYFEAMGMPMASGRAFDGSELASSESVVIVDELLASRFWPGQDAVGRYLLQPLSAEALTKPSPENIKRHRVVGVVRTIKQFALVTPKDAVGAYYFPFTQDVRASVVVAVQSAASSTAVEADLRRVAAGLDPRLPLFDVHVMRERIDGSLRARRATMALAVAFGGLALLLSAVGLYGVLAYLVAQRTREIGIRMALGGSSAAIAGLVLRESLVVVVVGLALGLAGAAWLGRALASEVFEVRALDPAAVLTAVTLLVAAAVAATAVPARRALKVDPAVTLASE; from the coding sequence ATGGATGACTGGCGCGGCGCACTGGAGGCTCGCTGCGCGGCGGCCGGGCTCGACCCGGCGAGCCGCGACGTCGTCCAGCGGGAGATCGAGGAGCACCTGCAGGACCGCTACGACGACCTCCTGCAGGGCGGCGCCACGCCGGAGTCGGCCGCGCGGGCCGTCCGCGAGGAGGTACCCGACATGGCGGCCATCCGCCGGCTGGCGCGGTCCCGGCAGGCGCCGCGTCCGCCCGCGCCGGCCCCTGCGGCCGCGCTCCGGTCATCCGACGGCGGCGCGTGGACCTGGGCGACCCTCGTCGGACGCGATCTCCGCTACGCATGGCGGTCCTTCATGAAGGACCGGACGTTCACGGCGGCCTCGGTCAGCACGCTGGCGCTGTGCCTGGCCGCGAACGTCGTCGTGTTCACCCTGGTCAACACGGTGCTCTTCGATGCGGTGACCGCCCCGGACCCCGCGGCCCTCATCCACGTCGGCAACATCTACCCGAACGCCGGGTCGTCCGCGGCCGCCGGGGGCAACTCCGGTGTGCCCGACTACTTCGACCGCCAGACGGCGGTGCCGGCGCTGGCCGAACAGGCGCTCTTCCGCGTGCGCGGGGTGAGCGTGGGCGATCAGGCCGCCGAGCGCCTGACGGCGCTCACGACGACGCCCACGCTGTTCCCCCTGCTGCGCGCCCAGGCCGCCCTCGGCCGGACCTTCACCGATGACGAAGGCGAGATCGGCCGCGAGAAGAAGGTGCTGCTGGCCGACGCGCTCTGGCGACGGCGCTTCGGCAGCGCGCCCGACGTGGTCGGCCGCACGCTGACCATCGGCGGCGAACCGTACGAAATCGTCGGCGTCATGCCGCGCAGCTTCCGCTTCTACGACGACGAGGTCGTGCTGTGGCTGCCGGCGGCGTTCACGGCCGAGGAGCGCAGCGACGCGTCGCGGCACAGCAACAACTGGACCCACGTCGGCCGGCTGGCGCCCGGCGCCACGCTGCAGCAGGTGCAGACCCAGCTCGATGCCCTCACCGCGACGAACCTGGAGCGCTTTCCGGCGCTGAGAGAGCCCCTCATCAAGGCGGGTTTCCGGTCCATCGGCATGCCCCTGGTCGACGTGCTCGTCGCCGACGTCAAGCGTCCGCTGTACCTGCTCTGGGGCGGCGTGGCGTGCGTGCTGCTCATCGGCGTGGTCAACCTGACGGCGTTGGCCCTCGCGCGCTCGACGGCGCGGCAGGCGGAGCTGGCCACGCGCTTGGCGCTGGGCGCCGAGCCGAACCGGGTGCGGATGCAGCTCGTCACCGAGCACCTGGCCCTGGCGGCGCTCGGCGGCGCCCTGGGCGTGGCGCTCGCGTGGGGCCTCGTGGCCGTCGTGCCGAGCGCCAGCCTGGCGCTGGTGCCACCGGGACGCACCGTCGCGCTCGATCCACGCGTCTGGCTCTACGCGGCCGTCCTGACCGTGGCGGTCGGCCTGACGCTGGGACTTGCGGCGATGGGCGCCGTGGCACCGGAACGGACGGCCACCACGCTCAGGGACGAAGGCCGGAGCCGCACCGGCAGCCGGGCGGCCCGCCGCCTTCGTCAGGCGCTGGTCGTCGGTCAGGTGGCGGTCGCCTGCATGCTGCTCGTCGGCGCGGGTGTCCTCTTCGCCAGCTTCCGGCGCCTGCTGGCCGTCGACACCGGCTTCCGGACGTCGGTCGTGACGGGCGCCATCTCCCTGCCGCTGCAGGCGTACCCCGAGGACGCCGATCGCGTCGCCTTCGTGCAGCGCCTCCTCGACGCCGCGCGCGCCCTGCCCGGGGTGCACGCCGCCGGCGCCACGAGCGCCATTCCATTCGGCGACTCGCGCAGCGACAGCGTGGCCTGGCCGGAGGGCTGGACGCCCGGGACCGGCGAGAGCTTCGTGTCGCCGTACCAGATCGTGGTGACGCCGGGGTACTTCGAGGCCATGGGGATGCCGATGGCGTCCGGGCGCGCTTTCGACGGCTCGGAGCTCGCCTCGAGCGAGTCGGTGGTGATCGTGGACGAACTGCTCGCCTCACGGTTCTGGCCCGGGCAGGACGCCGTCGGCCGCTACCTGCTGCAGCCGCTGAGCGCAGAGGCCCTCACCAAGCCGTCGCCCGAGAACATCAAGCGCCACCGCGTCGTCGGCGTCGTGCGCACGATCAAGCAGTTCGCCCTCGTCACGCCGAAGGACGCGGTCGGCGCCTACTACTTTCCGTTCACCCAGGACGTGCGGGCGTCGGTCGTGGTCGCGGTGCAGAGCGCGGCCTCGTCCACGGCCGTCGAAGCCGACCTCCGCCGCGTCGCCGCCGGGCTCGACCCGCGGCTGCCGCTCTTCGACGTCCACGTGATGCGCGAGCGGATCGACGGATCGCTGCGCGCCAGACGCGCGACCATGGCGCTCGCCGTGGCCTTCGGGGGCCTGGCGCTCCTGCTCTCGGCCGTCGGCCTCTACGGTGTCCTGGCCTACCTCGTGGCCCAGCGCACGCGCGAAATCGGCATCCGGATGGCCCTCGGCGGATCCAGCGCGGCCATCGCCGGACTGGTCCTGCGGGAGAGCCTGGTGGTCGTCGTGGTGGGGCTCGCGCTCGGCCTTGCGGGAGCGGCGTGGCTCGGCCGGGCCCTGGCCTCCGAGGTCTTCGAGGTGCGGGCGCTCGATCCGGCCGCCGTCCTCACGGCCGTGACCCTCCTCGTCGCCGCCGCCGTCGCGGCGACGGCGGTGCCGGCGCGGCGCGCGCTGAAGGTGGATCCGGCCGTCACGCTCGCGTCCGAATAG